The nucleotide window GATCCAAAATGATAGTTTAGAAGGAGACGAGACGAGGATGGAAAAAGTAAGTGTAGCGAGCAAAGGTTATTTTGGAGAATTTGGCGGCAGCTTTGTTCCTGAAGATTTACAGAAAGTAATGAATGAGCTTGAGGAACAATTTTTAAAATACAAGGACGACCGGGAATTCATAAAAGAATATAAATATTATTTGAAAGAATATATCGGCAGGGAAAATCCGCTGACATTTGCCGAAAATTTAACGAAGCAAATGGGCGGAGCAAAAATCTATCTCAAACGTGAGGATTTAAACCATACTGGTGCACATAAAATTAATAATGCGATTGGACAAATTTTATTAGCAAAACGGATGGGTGTGAAGCGGATTATTGCAGAAACAGGGGCTGGCCAGCATGGTGTTGCGACGGCAACAGCATGTGCCATGTTTGGGATGGAATGTATTATTTATATGGGCAAACTGGATACCGAGCGTCAGGCCTTGAATGTCTTTCGGATGGAATTATTGGGTGCGAAAGTTGTTCCCGTTGAAAAAGGGCAGGGCCGCTTAAAGGATGCTGTTGATGAAGCATTGGGTGACCTGGTACAAAACTATAAAAATACTTTTTATTTACTAGGATCGGCGGTGGGGCCGCATCCATATCCTACCATGGTTAAACACTTCCAAGCGATTATCAGCGAAGAATCAAAGCGCCAGATCCTTGAAAAAGAAAGAAAACTGCCAACGGCCGTGATTGCCTGTGCAGGCGGCGGCAGTAATGCAATAGGGGCGTTCGCCCATTATATTGAGGAGCCAAATGTTCGGTTAATTGGGGCCGAACCGGCAGAAGCACCTACCTTAAGCGAAGGGGTTCCTGCGGTTATTCATGGCTTTAAATGTTTAACATTGCTGGATGACAACGGTGATCCGAAACCAACATACTCCATTGCGGCAGGTTTGGATTATCCAGGTGTTGGTCCAGAGCATAGTTATTTGAAAACAAGCGGCAGAGCTGAGTACGTGACAGTCACTGGTCAAGAGGCTTTGGAGGCATTCCAATTGTTAAGTAAAACGGAAGGGATCATCCCTGCGTTAGAAAGCTCGCATGCGGTTGCCTATGCTATTAAACTGGCAAAGGAATTAACTCCAGATGACGTGTTGATTGTGAACCTTTCAGGCCGTGGTGATAAAGATGTTGAACAAGTATTCCATATGTTAAAAAAATAAAAGGCGGGACGGGTCGATTCAACAGACTCGTCCTTTTTATATAGGGTTATGAAAACTGACTAAAGATAAATCGAACATTTTAGGAACTTGGAAAAACATGATTGAAATTTGTGGAAAAAAATGAGATGGTGAAGTTGATTCCTTGTCAATAAAAATACTATATATTGGAGTAGAGAATATGATTAAGAAAAGAATCCGCCATATTCAACGCTACCGTGACATTGTCTATGCTTTTACCAAATATGGTTTCGGTTTTATCATAAATGAAATGGGACTTACTGAACTTTTAGCGGTTCCAAAAAAGGTATTTGCTGAAGGAAATAAAACACTACGCCATAAAACTACCGGTGAAAGGATTAGGCTATTTTTGGAGGAGCTCGGTCCAACCTTTGTAAAAATGGGCCAAATTGCCAGTACGAGACCGGATATGATTCCTGCTGATATGATTCAAGAACTGGTAAAACTTCAGGACCAGGTCCAACTATTTCCATTTAAGGAAGTCGAACGAATTATTGAACATGAATTCGCGGAATCAATGGAAACATTATTCGCTGCCTTTAGTGAGCAACCTCTGGCCGCAGCCTCAATCGGCCAAGTACATTATGCAGAACTGCATACTGGGGAGCGAGTAGCTGTTAAGATTCAACGTCCCAATATCCGAAAAATTATCGAAACGGATTTAGAAATTTTGCAGGATTTAGCCAGATTGGCAGAAGCGAAATTAAACTGGGCGGAAAGATATCAAATACGTGATATAGTCGCTGAATTGGCGCAATCCATTCGCCTGGAATTGGACTATGAAATCGAGGGGAGAAATGCTGAAAAGATTGCTAGACAATTTAGTACTAATCCTGATGTAAGAATTCCAAAGATCTACTGGGAAAACACCACTCCCAAAGTATTGACGATGGAATATTTAGAGGGAGTAAAATTGAATGAGGTCGAAAAACTTCATAAAGAAGGTTATGAAAGTAAAATCCTGGCGGAAAGGGTTGTAAACGCCGTCTTTCAACAAATTTTAATAGATGGCTTCTTTCATGGAGATCCCCATCCCGGAAATATTTTAGCCTTACCGGGGAACGCGATAGCTTTTATGGATTTTGGTATTATTGGCCAATTAACGCCGGAGATGAAGCAGTATGTTTCCTCTTTTGTAATAGCGATGATGAACCAAAATACCGATGAGGTTGTCAGAACAATTACAAATATGGGTCTAGTGCCGGATGAAGTTAACCATAGAAAATTAAGAGCCGATGTTGATATGCTGCGGGAAAAATATAGCCGTGTTCCCTTTAGCGAAATGAGCCTCGGCAGGGCAGTTAATGATTTGTTTTCAGTTGCCTTCCGTCATCGGATTAGAATACCAACTGATTTAACCATTTTAGGGAAGACACTGCTGACGATGGAAGGAATGGTTGAAAAGCTTAATCCGGAGTTAAGCATTATTAAAATTGCTAAACCGTTTGGAAGAAGATTGATAAAAGAACGGTTTCATCCAAAGAATGTAGCCGAAAAGGTTAGGATGCAGTTCTCTGAATATGAAGAAATCTTTACTGAAATGCCACAAACGTTAAAAGATATTACAACCATCATGAAAAAAGGGAAAATGAAAATAGAAATTACGACACCAGAGTTGGATTTATTTTTAAAGAAAGTAAATCGAATTAGTAATCGCATGTCTTTCAGTATAGTGCTCCTAGCATTTAGTATCATCATGGCTGGAGTAATTATTGGCGCATCATTATCGGGACAAACATCGACCATGCTGACAAAAATCCCAGCCATTGAAATTGGCTTTGTTATCGCCACAACTATGTTTCTATGGCTCTTATATTCCATTTTCAAATCGGGTCGATTTTAAATTCTGTGTAACAACTTTGATTAAGGACATAAAAGATACTTGTTCTAGGGAGATTAGGTAAATGGGAGAATTATTATTTGTAAAAGGGTATCACGATTACGAACGATTAAGGAACAGCTTTAATCAATTGGCTTTAAACACGTTTGGGATTGAGTTTGAAACTTGGTTTCAGCATGGATATTGGACTGAAAAATATCAACCATACTCCTACATAGATAACGGGATGGTGGTGGCTAATGTATCTGTAAATCTCTTAAATCTTGTAATTAGTGATGAGTCTAAACAAGCAATTCAAATTGGTACAGTCATGACACACCCTGATTATCGGGATAAAGGGCTATCCAGAAGGCTGATGGAAAAGGTTTTAGAGGATTTCTGCCATGTTGACATAGTTTATTTATTTGCGAATCAAACTGTTTTAGATTTTTATCCGAAGTTTGGCTTTCAGAGGGTGGAGGAAGTGGAGTTTTCAATGAGTTACAGCCAAAAGCCCTCACTAAATCTACCAAAAATTAAAAAATTAGATGGCGGAAATTCTGATGATTTAGCATTCATCTACGCGTTGGCAGCTGACAGAGTTTCAGGCTCGGGGATATTTGGAACATCAGGCAGTGAGGAACTTTTAATGTTTTATAGTATTATGGTATTCAATCAAGATCTCTACTATCTTGAAGAGGAAAAGGCGCTGGTCATCTTTAAAATTGAAGGTGATATCCTACACCTTTATGATGTAGTTTGTAGGGAGAAAGTAAATGCTCCTGGTATTTTGTCCAAGATTGCCGGAGTAAATATAAATAAAGTGATATTCCATTTTCAACCCGAGATGACAGAAGCTGCAAAGATGGACGTGCAGCCACACGAAACTAGAAATCCCCTCTTTATCAGAAACCAAACCAACATCACCTTACCGGCCGTGTTTAAACATCCATTTACCTCACAGGCATAGAGTAAATGGTGCCTGTCACCATTGCTAACCTCCCGTTAGTGGCAAACTTGTTTTTGCTTCTGGCGGTTTTTATATTTTTTTTGGTGCTGAGGTGAATTTTTTTTTGTTGCCGGAATATATTTAACCATAATTAGTGGCTGTAATTTGTCATTTGTATTGGAAAGGGGGGCTTATGTATTGGACAAGGGTCAGGTTTTATTTAAACCATAATAGGTCGGAGAATCTATCTATCTACAAGCGCGGTTGTTTTATCTTTTTGGGATCGTCTCTTGTCGCCCTATCCTTACAATTACTATTGGTGAAAAATTTCGTCATTGACGGGGGCATTATTGGCATTAGCATTATTCTCTCTTATATTACCCGCGAGGAAGTGGGATTGTTTCTCTTACTGTTGAATACCCCTTTTTTCATTCTTGCTTATACCTACCTTGGAAGCAGGTTTCTCATACTTAGCCTATTCGCAATCCTTATTCTGTCAACAGGAACGTATCTACTTGAACCTCTACCTGTCTTAACCCATAATCCCATTTTAGTGATTTTCCTGGGGGGATTCAGTTTAGGGTTGGGTGTCGGAATCACTATTCGATATGGCGGCTGTTTAGATGGGACGGAGGTATTAGCCATCCTATTTAGTAAACGTTCTCCTTTTTCGATCGGGCAATATGTGCTTTTATTTAATTTATTCATCTTTGGAAGTTCTGTTTTCATATTTGGTTTATACGAGGCGATCTACTCATTAGCCACTTTTTGTGTCGCGTATAAAACAATTGATTTATCTATAAAGGGACACTAATTATTAATCAGAAGCTATGTTTACTCTGGTTTCTAGTTTTTATTATTACTTATATAGAAAATGCCCGATCACCATTATGACCGGGCATTTTCATATTCTTATTGTTTTCCTAAAAACTCTAGTATTTTTTTATTCACTAAATCAACGGCTTCGGTTACATAGATGTGTCCGGCCCCTTGAATAGTCAGAAATTCAGCTCCATTTATATTCTCCGCCAATGTAACTCCATTTTGATACGGAACTAATCTGTCTTCATTACCGTGTATGACTAGAGTCGGTACGGTAATTTGGTCAATCTCACTCGAGGTATCATGTGCCATGCAGGCTTGAAGCTGTAACATATAAGCATAAGGCTGAACTGGTAACTCGATTCGTTTTTGAATATCTTCGGCAATCCTATCTCGATGATTTTCAATGAAGAATTGACTGTAGAGTATCGGAACAGACGCCCATGCCATTTCTTCAGGGGTAGCAATGGAAGAAGCCCTTGAAAGCATGAGCATGGCGACATCCGAACTGGGTTGTACATGATCAACACCGCCCGGGGTTGTACATCCTAAGATGAGTGAACGAATTCGTTCGGGATATTTAAGGGCGAGCCTTTGGGCAATCATTCCCCCCATCGAAATTCCATATACGTGTGCGGTCTCAACACCTGATGCATCCAAAACAGCCCTTGCATCTTCCGCCATAAGCTCAATTGAATAAGGGGTATTAGGTTTACCGCTTAGTCCTACGCCGCGATTATCAAAGATAATGACCTTGTATTTTTCGCTTAGGGCTGGGACTGTTCTAAACCAAGATTTTGAATGAAGTGATAACCCCATTATTAATAATAAGGGTTCACCTTCACCATGGATTTCATAATATAAGTCAATTCCATTCGCATTCGTTATTGGCATGCAAACCACCACTCCTTTTCATCCAGATAATAGTAGATTATATGATAATAGGAACTTTAGAAGAACCGAAACTAGGAAAGAATACCATGCTGTTTGTATCGAACAAAATGATCTTTGTTTGTAACCAAGATCAGAGAAAGTCTTATAGAGATATACCATTCGTGTCTGGCAAGATCTGTTAACCCTAAACAAACTTTTGAAAAAATTAACATCTATTATGAAGTCGGTTAATACTCCGAGAAATATTTTCCGACAAACTTCGTCAAGCTCCACTGTAATTAGTAATGGGGATTTTATAAAAAATGTGTCGTAGTAAGGAATTTTGAAAGGGTGAAAATTCCTTGTGTAGATCAGCATGCTCGATTGTGGAAAAATGTCGATAACGTTTGGTTTACAAACCAACATTTTGCGACAATAATCATAATTATATTAATATTCTAATTAATAAAGTATCCTGGCATCCAAGAAATGTAACAGCTTTTTAAAAGAATATTGATATGATCAAAAATTTTAGGAGGCATCGTTGTTTATGGTTTATCAGCAAAAGCCGTGGTTGAACATTTATGACTCAAGAATTGAAGAACATGTCAGTATTGAACATCATTCACTTTATAATTTCTTAGAAGATGCAGCAAACCGGTATCAGAATAAACCGGCATTTACCTTTTTTGGCAGGGTCTTGAGCTTCAATGAAACAAAAGCAATAACGGATCGTTTAGCCTCAGCATTACATAAAGAAGGCTTTAAAAAAGGTGACCGACTTTCCATCATGCTTCCGAATGCCCCGCACTATATTTTTGCACTTTTTGGGGTTTTTCGTCTTGGCGGTATCGCGGTTCAAGTAAATCCAATGTATGTAGAAAGAGAGATTGAACACGTATTAAATGATTCCGGTTCGGAATACATAGTTGTTCTAGATGCATTATATCCAAAGGTAAAAAAGGCACAGCCAAAAACGTCCTTAAAAAAGGTAATTGTGGTAAGCTTTGGCGGCCAGAAGATGGACCTTGCTGAGGGCGACTGCTATTTTGAAGAATTCCTTAACACTGAGCTTGACATACCTACTGTTGAGATCAATCGTGATGAGGATGTTGCCCTATTGCAGTATACGGGGGGACTACCGGGCTTTCCAAAGGTGTTATGCTTACACACACAAACCTTTTAGCTAATTTCAATCAAGTCTGTGATTTTGCCTATAAAACATGTGAGGATAAGCCGGAAGATTTTAAAATGATTACTGTCCTGCCAATGTTTCATGTTTACGGTCTTTCCAGTACTGCCCTTTGTGGAATTAGAGAAGGTGCGAACCAAATCCTGCTGCCACGATTTGATCCGAAAGAGATTATGGAGATCGTTAAGCGCGAAAAGCCTTTCCAAATGTCAGGAGTACCTACGATGTTTTTTGCCTTAAACTCTAGCCCTGGACTAGAGGAATGCGGCTTTGATGATCTTTACTATATAAGTTGTGGCGGTGCACCGTTGCCAGTGGAAGCGGCTAAATTATTCGAAAAGCGTACAGGTGCCATGCTTCTGGATGGATATGGACTATCTGAGGCAGCTCCAACGGTTATTTTTAACCCTCCGTTCGTGCCTAGAAAATATGGCAGTATTGGCATCCCAGTCCAAAGCACCACAGTTCGAATCGTCCAAGAAACAGATGATGGTTATGTGGATGCTCCAGTTGGAGAAGAGGGTGAGTTAATTGTCCAAGGTCCGCAGGTGATGAAAGGCTACTGGAATCTTCCAGAAGAGACAGCTGCTACATTGAAGGACGGTTGGTTATTTACCGGTGATATTGGCAAAATGGATGCGGAAGGCTATTTTTATATCCTTGATCGGAAAAAGGACATGATTATTGCAAGCGGCTACAATGTGTATCCGCGTGAAATCGAAGAAGTCCTATATCAACTTGAAGCGATTGAAGAAGTGCTTGTTGTCGGAGTACCTGATCCATATCGCGGAGAAACAGTGAAGGCCTATGTCAAGCTAAAACCGGGATATACGATTTCAGAAGAGGAAATCAAACAATATGGTAAGGAAAATCTTGCACCGTATAAGGCTCCAAAAGATGTAGAAATACGAGAGGATCTGCCTAAATCAACGGTTGGAAAACTATTAAGAAGAGTACTAAAAGACCAGGAGAAAATGAAAGTTAAAGCTTAATCGAATGAGGTGAAGAAAATGAATATTCAGGATTTGTTTAGCTTAAAAGGAAAAACGGCAATTGTTACTGGCGGCGGAAGAGGGTTAGGGCGGCAAATTGCCATAGCCTATGCGGAAGCAGGGGCCAATATTGTTGTTTGCTCAAGAAATGTCGATGCCTGCAAACAATTTACGGAAGCGCTTCAAGAAAAAGGAGTTCGTGCACTTGCTTTAAAATGTGATGTATCTAATTCAAATGACATTCAGCATGTGGTAGACGAAACAATGAAGGAATTTGGCAGAATTGATATTTTAGTCAATAATAGCGGGACTAGCTGGGGGGCGCCCGCACTCGAGATGCCTGCTGATAAATGGGATAAGGTGATGGATATTAATCTCAAGGCCGTTTTCCTATTTTCTCAGGCCGTTGGCAAAATTATGGTTGAGCAAAAATCCGGTAAGATTATTAATATTGCATCGATTGCCGGTATGGGCGGGCAAGACCCTTTAGTCATGGATGCGATTGGCTATTCTGCCAGTAAGGGTGCGGTCATTACCTTAACAAAGGATTTGGCTGTTAAATGGGCTCCGTACAATGTTCATGTAAACGCGATTGCCCCTGGTTTTTTCCCGACAAAAATGGCAAAAGCCATCTTGGATTATTCAGGCGAAAAGATTCTTGAACGGACACCTGCAGGCCGCTTCGGATCGGATGATGATATGAAAGGTCCGGCATTGTTCCTAGCTTCAGATGCTTCAGATTATGTTTATGGCCATGTTTTGATTGTCGATGGCGGAACAACGGCAGGGGTTCAATAACTTTTCATTTTTAATTGAATATAATGATTGACTTAATGGCTTGTATTTATTATGTTTAGGTAAACATACCAACTGGTTAGTTAAGAGGGAAAGTCATGGATTCAAAGCAACGTGATCTCGTTTCATTCTATAAAAAAATTGAAGCACAGATGAATAAAAGAATCCATGCAGAGACCAATACACGAACCTTTACAAAGGCTTTTGGAAGGGCAATGGAGGCACATCTGAAAAAGGCAAGGATTCACAGAAGGTTAACAACTAGGTGGTTAAATCGACAAGGACTTGCGAATAAGGATGAACTAGCAGCCCTTTCTAACAGAATAATAGTTTTTGAAGAAAAGATTGATCTAATGGATGATTCCATCTTTTCCATGAACAAAACCATAAAGGAAAATGATATCCAGTTGAAAATGATTCGGAAATCGTGGGATGAATGGTTTATTTTTCTAAAGAGTGAAGTAAAGTCAATACACGATAACAAGATCAATACACTAGAAAAAGAACTTCAGGAATTAAAGCAATTATTTCATAATGAATTGGATTGGGAGGAGAATGAAAATGACTGAAACAAACGAAAAGGTACTAGGGAGTCAAGAAACGGAGGGCAGCCTTGAAACGAGCCTTGATCTATTATGGAAGCTTGGTTTTGACGAGGTAGATGCATGGGCAGAGCGTTTCAATAAACGTGATGAACGTTTCCTAGCGGCAGTGAAGAACTTCGTCGAAAAGGTAAAGCAAAATCAAGAAAATGTGATCACGATTGCCGCACAATTTAGCGTGGAGCTAAAGGATTGGGAAAAAGCAGCACGTGAGGAATTCCTAGCAACCACCACGCCATTACAGCATTTCTTCCCGGTTAAATCATATGAAGAAATCAATCAAGTTGTGGAAGACATTCAAAACAAAACAGCCCAATTATTGTTAACGCCTGCACAAGCATTAACAACCGGTCAATTTCAAGCTCTTGATAAGTATTTAGAAACAGTTGAACAATATATTTCTTTTAGAAAAAAAGCGAGAGAAAAATATATTGAAAGTGTCAAGAAAACAACAAATGTCTTATATGAAAACCAAAAATTATTTGTGAATTTATTTGCAAAGCAAGTAAAAACCGCGATGTTCCCTTTTCAAAAGTACATGAAAAGTGTATCAGATTTAACAAAAGCGTAACGAGGTGAATGTAGATGTCTGGGAAAAAGCCTTACGATCCATATGAATCCCTTCATAAGTTTAGCTTATTATGGGAAAAACAGGTTAATGATTTTATCTATCTTTGGACAAATAATAAGGAATTTGTGAAAATGTCTCATTTAGGAACGGAATTTCATTCCCGTTCGCTTGAAACATTCAAAAAAAATCAAGAGGCAATTGCAAGTATGTTAAATTTGCCTACTAAAAATGATGTGACGAATGTAGCCAGCCTAACGCTTCAAGCAGAGGAAAAAGTGGAAGCTTTAGAGGAGCAAATATGGGAGCTGCAGGATGCCGTAAAATCTCAAAGTAAAGAGATTGAAAGTGTTGTTGAGGTATCTAAGGAAGTTATTAAACTAACAAAGCAATTGAAGACAGAGTTAGTAAAAACAAAAAAGGAACTGGCCGATACCAAGGATTTACATGCTGAACTTCAGGAATTGAAATTTGAATTATTGAAACTAAATGATTTTAAAGAGGAATTTGAGACCATCAAGGATCTTATTAAACAGGACAGGGCGTCAGAACCAGTATTAACTGGTGCTGGATCAGGAAATTAATAGAAAGGAGCGAAAAACACCTTGGCGATAGAATCACCTTTTAAAGGATTCATTCCAGAGTTGGATGTTGAAAAAGAAAAAATGCGCTGGGAACAACTGTTTAAGGTTTTTAGTGAGCCGGAGCCAAAGATTGGTCATACACCAAGAAATGAAGTATGGCGAAAAAATAAATCGGTATTATGGCATTATCCAGCGAAACAGAAAAAATACGAAATCCCATTATTTTTCGTGTATTCCCTTTTTAATAAACCATATATCTTAGATATCGCTCCAAAGGCAAGTGTCATTGAAGGACTTACCAATATGGGTTATGAGGTGTATTTATTAGATTGGGGTTCCCCAGGCTATGAAGATAAAAAGATGGGTCTCGACACCTACATTGAAAAGTACCTAAGGACGGCTGTTAAGCGGGCAATTCGCCATTCAGGTGCGGAAGAAATTACCCTTATCGGTTATTGCTTAGGGGGCACGATTGCATCTATTTACACTTCGATTGCCGATGAGCCAATAAAAAATTTGATTGTAGCAACGGTTCCGATTGACTTCAACCCTTTTATCGGTCCAGATCAATGGGCAGAAGGAATGAGGCAGGGCGATATCAACATTGACCGTTTTATTGATGTGTACGGGGTGGTCCCGCCGCAATTGGTAGAGGGGATGTTCAGGGCAATTGGGGCGCCAATTTATTTTACGAACTATACCATGCTATTAAGCCGAGCGCACGATCAGCGCTATGTTGATAAGTGGCGCAGGATGAATAGATGGACATTGGATCAAGTCCCTTTTGCAGGTGAAGCCTATAAACAATTAGCCAATGACCTTTATAAAGAAAACAAGCTTGTTAAAGGCGAATTGATGATTGGCAATAAAAAGGTAGACTTGAAGAATATCACAGCAAACTTGTATGTAGTTTCTGGGTCAAGGGATAATTTAATTTTGGAAGAGCAAAGTAAACCATTAATGGATTTGGCCTCAAGCGAGGATAAAACCTATGTTTCGGTTGAAGCAGGCCATGTTAGTCTGGCACTTTCCGGACTATTCGCAAAAATCGTCGATCAATGGGCATCCAGTCGTTCAAATCAGCTTTAACAAGATTTTGTAATAATGTTGGGTACAAGTAAATAAATTATTTATAGGCAAATAAGTAGGGGAAGGATGAGTCCTTCCCCCTTAGCTTGCCATTTTATGCTTATTTAAAAAATTTCGCAGGACTTTGTTAAATTCATCCTTGGCCTCAAGTTTTGCGATATGGCCGGTATTCCTGAAAATGACAAATTCCGAATGGGGAATTTGTTTGTGCATTAACAATTGAACCCAGACAGGAATAACAGAATCATATTGTCCACCTATGATTAAAGTCGGGACATTGATTGTTGATAATAAGCCTAAATTATTTACTTTAAGGCAAGCCTCCATTGATTTGAAATAGAATTCACTATTTGGCCTGTAAAATTGATAAAATTCTTCGAAATTCTCCCTTGTCCAGGAATAAAGACATATCTTTGCGGCCGTTTCCCTGAGGACATCTGGGGATTTATTTTCAGCACGGGCCTGACGATATTTTAAAAAAAGCTTTCCCAGATTTTTTGGGGCATAGTGGAAGGTGCTGACAAGCATTAATGAACGGCACATTTTAGGAGCCTGGCGATAAATTTCTTGTGCTACCATACCACCCATTGACAAACCGCAAATGTGCGCGCTTTCAATCCCAAGACCTTTTAAAAGTGTAATGATGTCATGAGCAAAATTTTTGATGGAGATTTCACCTGGTGATTGATACTCACCGTGTCCACGTAGATCCGGTATAATTAAATCGTATTGTTCAGCAAATTCAAATTGCTTCGACCAACCCTCTTTTACCTCTCCAAGACCATGAATAAAAACTAATGGTTCACCAGCGCCAAACCGCAAATAAGGAATATCGGAGCATAACTTAAATAATTCTCCCAATGTGGATTCCTCCTAATGTTTTTATTAACATATGTTGCCTAGATTTGCGAGGTGTAAACATTTATAATATTCTGATTAGTTAAGTATACCGAGACTATTATCATTTTATTACCTTATATATGTAAATTACATATATAAAACAAGCGTGATTTTTTGAATGTGAAAGCATTGTACGGTAATATAGAGCTAGTAAGGTAATTTTTTGCAAATGAGGTCTCGTAATGATTAAAAGGTATTTCACTTTTGAAAAAAATAATGGCATTGCACCATATACATGGACGATTCTTTGCATATTACCTTTTTACTTTATATTTCAATCCCCTTCTACAATTGAAATAGTTGTTGGGATATTACTTACCTTGGTATTCTTTATCCTCTACCGGATTGCATTTATGTCAAAAGGCTGGCCAGTGTATCTATGGACGTTGATTCTCATTGGAATCTCCATCACAGCCTCAAGCCTTTTTAGCTATGTTTATTTTGCCTTTTTCTTGGCCTATTTTATCGGCAATATAAAAGAACGGATTCCCTTTTTCACTTTATATTTCATTCATTTGATTAGTACTTCTGCTGCAATTAATTTTAACATC belongs to Neobacillus sp. OS1-2 and includes:
- a CDS encoding alpha/beta fold hydrolase, encoding MGELFKLCSDIPYLRFGAGEPLVFIHGLGEVKEGWSKQFEFAEQYDLIIPDLRGHGEYQSPGEISIKNFAHDIITLLKGLGIESAHICGLSMGGMVAQEIYRQAPKMCRSLMLVSTFHYAPKNLGKLFLKYRQARAENKSPDVLRETAAKICLYSWTRENFEEFYQFYRPNSEFYFKSMEACLKVNNLGLLSTINVPTLIIGGQYDSVIPVWVQLLMHKQIPHSEFVIFRNTGHIAKLEAKDEFNKVLRNFLNKHKMAS